TCGCGAGCGTGCGTCCATCGACGTCGAGCGTGCCGATGCCGGGCAACAACACCTGACCCTCGGGCCCGACATCGAGCACCAGCGAGCGCGACACCTTGCCCCACATCAGCAGCTGCAACACGTCGCCGGGTCCCACGCGGTACAACTCGGCATCGATCGAGCCCGCCAGGCCCAAGGCTGCATTCGGAACCGGCAACATGCCACGAGCAAGATCTTCGGTGAGCCCGGGAGGCCCGGTTCGAAACGTCGAGGATCGATCGAAGCCTGACGTGGAAGGCGTCGAGCCCGGATCCGATCCAGGCGCGCTGCCCGACCCGAATCCTCCCATCGAGCCGCCCTCGCCCTGTGCGCGTGCCGGGATCGCAAACAGCGCAGCCACCACGACCCACAGCAGCGCGACCCGTGCGATGCGAACGTCCGCGCGACTCATTCGACGACCTCCTTGAGCACCTTCCGGTGACCGTACATGCGTTCGTAGTAGGCGCGAAACTCGCCGTTCTTGATCGGACGCCACCACGACTCGTTCGCCGCGTACCACTCGACCGTCTCGCGAATCCCGTCGTCGAACGAGATCGTCGGCTTCCAGCCGGTGGCGCGGGTGAATTTGGTGGAATCCACGGCGTAGCGACGATCGTGGCCGGGGCGATCCTCCACGTGGCGGATCAGCGTACGCGGTTTGTCGAGCAATCGCAGGATCGTGTCCGTGATCGTGAGCACGTCGAGCTCGTGCTGGGCGCCGATGTTGAACGTCTCGCCGTCGATGCCGTCCTGGAGCAGGCAGGTCACGAGCGCCGCGCAATGGTCCTCGACGTGGAGCCAGTCGCGACGGTTGAGCCCGCTGCCGTAGACCGGAAGCGGCTGCCCCTCGATTGCATTCGTGACGAACAGCGGCACCAGTTTCTCGGGGTACTGTCGTGGCCCGTAGTTGTTCGAGCATCGTGTCACCACCACGGGCAGCCCATACGTGCAGAAGTAGGCGTACGCGAGCCGATCTCCGCCGGCCTTGCTCGCCGCGTAGGGGCTGCGCGGATTGAGCGGCCAGTCCTCGGTCGAGTGCCCATCGAGTACTTCGCCGTAGACTTCGTCGGTCGAGACCTGGACGAAGCGCCTCACGCCGACTTTGCGTGCCTCCTCGGCCAGCACGAACACGCCGTGCACGTCGGTACGAATGAACTCGCCTGCGGCTTCGATCGACCGGTCGACGTGCGACTCGGCCGCGAAGTTGATGACGTAGTCGCACCGTGCCATGGCGCCCGCGACGTCCGCTGCTTCCCGGATGTCGCCGTGTACGAACGTGATCGAAGCTTCCGGCAGGCCGGACAGATTTTCACGGCGGCCGGCGTACGTCAGTGCGTCGAGCACCACGAGATGAGTGCGAGAAAAACGCTCGAGCACGTGGCGGACGAAATTCGAACCGATGAAGCCCGCGCCGCCCGTCACCAGAACGCGCGCGCCATCGAGGGTATTCATCGCCGCACCATCGGCCGCGCGCCGTGAGGCGATGTCATCTTCAGCTCTCCGAGCCCGGTAACGCGATCCCGAACCACGCCCGCTCACCCATCCTTGCGACTCCAGTCGTAAGGAATGCTCGGGTCATGCGGGGCCACGCGGTGCTCGTCCGGCTGCTCGTACACGTAGTGCTCGGTCGGCGTATTGATCAGGTAGGCGGCCTCGGTTCCGATCCCCTTCATGCCGTGTAGCACCAGCGGGGGGATCACGAGCAGAATGGGGTTCTGCTCGCCCATGAAGAACTCGTTGATCTCGCCCTTGGTGGCACTGCCCTCGCGCGAATCGTAGAGCACGACCTTCGCCATGCCCTTCACGAACACGAAGTGATCGGTCTGCTTGCGATGGTAGTGCCAGCCCTTGACGACGCCGGGGTACACCACCGAGAGATACACTTGGCCGAACTTCTGAAAGAACTCGTCGTCGTCGCGCATCATCTCCATGAGCAGACCGCGCTCGTCGGGGATGACCTTGAGCTTCTTGACCTTCACGCCGTCGATCATGGTCGGTTCATCCCTTCGCGCGTCCCGTGGACTTCTCGAGCTTCGGACGTCCGCGCCCCACGCCCACGTGCAGCATGCCGGCCGACTCGACTTCGTCGCGGTCGTAGATGTTGCGGAAGTCGCAGATCACCGGTTTCTTGAGCAGTCGTTTCAGCTTCTTCAAGTCGAGGTTCCGGAACTCGTTCCACTCGGTGACGATCACGAGTGCGTCGGCCCCGCGCGCGGCCTCGTAGGCATCTTCCTTCAGCTCGACGCCGCGCAGCTCCGGAAGCCGTGCAGCCCCCGGCATCGCGATCGGATCGAACGCCTGCACCTTGTAGCCGCGACGCTTGAGCCCCGCAATGATCGTGAGCGCGGGTGCGGCACGCAGATCGTCGGTGTTCGGCTTGAACGCGAGCCCCAGCACGCCGACTCGCTTGCCGCGCGGTGAGCCGGTCGCCTTGACGACCTTCTCGACCATGCGCTTCATCTGATTCTCGTTCGCTTCGATCGTCGCCTCGACGATACCGACGCGTGTCCCGGCCGCGCGCGCGAACGCCGCCAGTGCCATCGTGTCCTTCGGGAAGCACGAACCACCGTAGCCGGGACCGGCATGAAGGAACTTGCTGCCGATGCGGCGATCCATGCCGATGCCCTTCGCGACCATCTGCACGTCGGCGCCGAGCGCCTCGCACACGTTCGCGATCTCGTTGATGAACGAGATCTTGGTGGCGAGGAAGCAGTTCGCGGCGTACTTGATCAACTCGGCGGTCTCGAGCCGGGTCACGACCATCGGAGTCTCGATCAGGAACAACGGGTCGTGAATCTTGCGCAGGATCTCCTGGGCCTTCGGAGTCTCGGCTCCGATCACGACGCGGTCCGGGCGCATGAAGGTCTCGATCGCGGAACCCTCGCGCAGGAACTCGGGATTCGACGCCACGTCGAACTGCGCTCCGCGCTTCGCGAACTTGCGCATGTAGCTCTGCAGGTGGCGTGCAGTTCCGACCGGCGCGGTGCTCTTCTGCACGATCAACTTGTAGCCGTCCAGATTGCGCGCCACCGTCTTCGCGACCGCGTAGATCGCGCTCGTATCGGCACTGCCATCCTTGAGCGGCGGGGTGCCGACCGTGATGAACACCACGTGCGCGCCCTTGAGTGCCCCGACCAGGTCGCTCGAGAACTTGAGGCGGCCTTCCTTCACGTTGCGCTCGACCAGATCGGGCAATCCGGGCTCGTAGAACGGAAGCTGCAGCGCTTTCATGCGCTCGATCTTCGCCGGATCGGCGTCGACGCACGTGATGGTGTTGCCGAAGTCGGCCAGACAGGCGCCGGTCACGAGACCGACGTAGCCGGTACCTACGACGGTGATGTTGTACACGGGAGGCCTTTCCGCAGGGTCGCGTCGAAGAGGGGAACGCCATGGAACGAGCGCAGGTTCGTCACAAAGGGTCCAGAGGGTAGAGATCGGACACGCTCCGGTCAAAGGGTGCCCATCGTTTGGCCCCAGCGGTGCGATCGGCGAACATGCGCCGCATGATCTCGCTCCCACGCCGCGCGGTTCACGCCTATCGCGACGTGCGCATTCGGCTGCTGGGAAAGGCGCCTTCGTGGCGCCGCGTGAGTCGCGATCTGGAAATGCAGATCGATCCCTCCGACTGGATGGATCGCGCGTTCTACCTCGGCACCTATGATCCCGCGCTGTTGTGGCTGGTTCGGCGCGTGGTGCGGCCCGGCCACCACGCCCTCGACGTCGGTGCGCAGAAGGGCTTCGTGTCGCTTCATCTGGCGCGCGCGGTGGGAGCCGCGGGACGGGTGCTGGCGTTCGAGCCCGACCCGCGCATGCACGCGCAGCTCGAACGCCATCGAGATCGCAATCGGCTCGGCTGGCTCGACATCGAGCCGCTCGCGCTGGGACGCGAATCCGCCACCTCGAGCTTCGCGCTCTCGAGGGTCGCCGGCTGGTCGAGCCTGTTTCCGAATCCCGAAGCGCTCTCGGCGATGAGCGAGCGAGTCGAGATCCCGGTCCGCAGTCTCGACGAACTGGTGCGGACCGCGGCGGTGCGACTGGACCCGCGGAGGCTCTCGTTCGTGAAGATCGACGTGGAGGGTGCCGAGCCGCTGGCACTCCAGGGCATGCGCGAAACGCTGGCGACCGCCGACGCGACGTTGTGGGTCGAGGTGAATCGCGCCTCGCTCGCAGCAGCGGGATCCACACCGGGTTCGATCTCCGAAGCGCTCGAGTCCGCCGGCTATCGTGCGCTGCTGCCGAGGTTCTCGCGACGCCTCGGGCTGCCGCACGTCACGCTCGAGCCGTTGCGGTCGCTCGACGACGTGCCTCACGAAGTCTTCGATGTGGTCGGGCAACGCGCCTCGAGCCCGCCGCTCGTTCGGTCGGGTCGCTAAGCCACGATGCGCGACCCATTTCGTTCGAACAGCTTTCGTGCGGGCAGCATCGGCCGCGACACCGCCTGGTCGTTCGCTTACGGCGCAATCGTTCGCGCCGGCACCATGGGCCTCTCGGTGGTGGTGGCGCGCCTCGCGGGGCCCGCGGCAGCGGGTGCGTTCGGAACCGCACTGCAACTCACCGCACTCGGTTCCATGGCGGCGACGCTCAATCTGCCCCAGGGCCTCGCCAAGCGCCTTGCCGAAGGCGACGAGCCACCGCAGCGCCGCGCCCTGCTCGTCGCTTCCGGCGGCCTGGTGGTGTCGCTCGGACTCATCGTCTGCATCGCGCTGATGCTCGGAGCCCGCGAAATCGCGGCACGTGCGTATCTCGATGGTTCCCTGACGGGCGTGATCCTCCTCACCGGACCACTGGTGCTCGCAACCGCGAGCCAGCTGTGGGTGGAGGGCGCCCTGCAAGGCTCACGGCGATTCGGCTCACTCGCGAGGTGGGGAGCGGTGGTCGGTGTGGTCGATCTCGTGCTCGGCGTGCTGGCCGCACTCGGCGGAGTCGCCGCCGTGCTGGTGAGCCGCACCGTGATCCGTCTGGCGGCGGTCGCGTTCGCCACGTTTCGCTGGTTCGGTCGGGACCTCGCGCCTCGCGACTCACCGCCCCTCGCCCGCACCTCACCGGCGGGGACCGCGGCCGCGCGCGGACTCCTTCAGTTCGCGGGTCCGGCGTTCCTCTCCGCGGTGGTCGTGCTCGCCGGTCAGATGTTGTTGCGGGTCTTTCTGACCCGACGCTTCGGACTCGAGGAAACCGGCTTCTATCACGCCGCGGACAGCATCGGCCAGCTGCTCATGCTGGTTCCGACCGCGGCGGTGACGCCGTTGCTGCGTGCGGTCTCGAGCGTGCACGCGCGAGGCGACGTCGGATTCGAGGACCTGCTGGCGCGTGCACTCGAGCGCGTGGCTGGCTTCAACCTGGCACTCAGCCTCGCACTGATCGGATGCTCGCCATGGGTGGTCGTGATGCTCTATGGCGGCGCCTTTGCGGGAGCCCGCGACACCCTGGTCTCGCTCGGGGTCGCGTACGGCCTCTACGGACTCACCTCGATGTGGGGAGCGGCGCTGCTCGGGCGTGGTGAAGTCTGGGTCTCGCTGATCCTCAACGCCATCTGGACCGCGACGACGCTCGGCGCCTTCGCGCTGATTCCGGGCGGCGGCGCGGGCGCCGCAGCGTGGAGTGTGTTGATCGGATACGCGGTGTCGCTCACGACCTGCGTCCTCTGGCTCCCTGCGAGGTGGCGAATCGGCACCCGGCGCGTGCTGTTGCCCACCGCGGTCGGGGTGGCAGCGCTTTCGCTCGCGGCGTGGCTCACGCGCGCGCAGTGGATTCCGCCGATCGTCGCCGCACTGTTGTGCCTGGGGGTCGGGGCGGCCATTTTTCATCGCTGGGGACTGTCGTCGTTCGCGCGCGAGCCGGGCGAGCCCGCTGCGAGGCCCGAGTGACGGCGTGGCGATGAGCCGCTTGATTCTGTTCGTCACCGAGCAGGTGAAGCCGGGCGGCAAGCTCTCCCACGTGGAGGCACTGTCCGCCGGACTCGAGCATCACGGCTGGACGACCGAGCGGCTCGATTGGAATGCCTTGTCGTTCGTCGAGAAGGCGTTGGTCGCGGGGCCGATGCGATTGCTCGATTCGATGCAGCGCGGGCTCGGTCAGCGCTGGTCGCTGCCGGCGCTCAATCAGCGCTTCGCCGCGCATCTGCGAATTCGATTGTCGCGCCGGGGCGTCACCGACATCGTGCACGTTCAGGAACCGCTCACCTTTCGCGCCGCCGCGGGGGCCGCGCGCGGCATTCCGATCGCGCTCACCGTGCACGGCCCGGTGCATCGCGAGGTGGCGAGTGCCTGGAATCTCGCGCTCGATCACCCGGTCGTTCGATGGCTGCGCGAGATCGAGCGACGCGCGTATCTCGAAGCGGCGGCGGTCATCGCCGTTGACCAGGCCCATCTGGAGTACGTGCGCGAGTTCGGTCGCGAGCATGACGTGTGGTCGATCCCGAATTTCGTCGACACACGACGCTTCCACCCCGCGGTTTCGCCCGAGCGCTTTCCCGACGAGGTCGAGCAGTGGATCGCGGGTCGACCGGTGGTGCTGTGCCCACGCCGCCTGGTGCCCAAGAACGGCGTCGCGGTGGCGATTCGTGCCGGCGCGGAGATCGCCTCACGCGGGTTGCCGGTCGCGGTGGTGATCGTCGGCGACGGGCCTCAGCGTAGCGAGCTCGAGCAGCTGGCCGCCGAGCCGCTCCATGCACCGCACAGCCGTTTGATCGGCGAAGCGGGATTGGAGCGGATGCCCGGCTGGATCCGACGTTCCGACGTCGTGGTCGTGCCTTCGGTGCCGAGCAAGGGGGTCGAGGAGGCGACTTCGATTTCCGCGATCGAAGCGCAGGCGTGTGGCCGACCGGTGGTCGCGTCGGCGATCGGCGGGCTGCGCGAGATCATCCGCGACGGCGAGACCGGACTTCTGGTGCCGGCAGGCTCGGCGCCCGCACTCGCTGAAGCCGTACTGCGAGCGTTGAGAGAGCCCGGGCTCGCCACTCGACTCGAGACTGCTGCCGCCCTCGAAGTGACGTCGCTGCGGTCGCACGAAGCGGGAGCCGCACGCTATGTCGAGGTGTACGAGACCCTTCGCGATCGAGAGTCGCGCTGACCCGGACGGTCGCTCGCGCGCAGCGCGGTCGGCCGTCTCGTCCGCCGGTTCAGCTCGAGGCGAGCGCCGCGCGATGTTCCGCGATCATCTCGGCGACGGTGCGATCGAGGGGGATCTCGGCACGCCAGCCGACTTCGCGTTCGATTCGGGTCGGATCTCCGACCAGATACGGCACGTCGGCGGGGCGCAGCCGCTCGGAATCGACCTCGATGCGGGCTTCGACGCCGGACGCCGCGATCATGTGACGCAGCAGCTCCTCCAGCTGAGTCGCCTCGCCACGGCACACGTTGTAAGCCATCCCGGACGTTCCTCGATCGAGCAGCGCCACATAGGCGCCCACGACATCGCGAACGTCGGTGAAGTCTCGCGTCACCGCGAGGTTTCCGACCCGCAGGACCGGCTCGCGACGGCCCTCCTGAATCTGCGCGAGCTGATGAGCGAACGCGGACACCACGAACGCCGGCGTCTGACCCGGGCCGGTGTGCCCGAACGAGCGCGTGCGAACGACGTCGAGCCCCCAGCGCGCCCCCGCGACCTCGGCGGCCGCATCGGCCGCCGCTTTCGAAAACGCGTATGGGCTCGCGGGCTTGAACGACACGTCCTCGGCAACGCGCGAGCCCGCCGGCTGCGGGCCGTAGACGTCACCGGTACCGATCACCAGTAACCGGGCGCGCGGCACGAAATCCCGCACCGCCTCCAACAAAGTCCAGGTTCCGAGCATGTTGATCTCGAACGTCTCCGCGGGCGCCTCGAACGAGCGCGCGGTGCTGCTCTGCGCCGCCAAGTGCACGATCGAGTCGGGGCGCCACTCGGCGATGCCGGCTCTCACCGCGGCGACATCACGCAGATCGAACGCGGGTGCGTAGTTCGTCAGCAGCTGCTCTCGCGCCACTGCGAGGGGCGGCTCGCGGTCGGTGCCGGTTCCGAACACCTGTGCGCCGCGCGCGTGAAGGGCGCGCGCCAGGTGGTATCCCACGAACCCCGAGACACCCGTGACGAGGATGCGCTGCGGAGCGGTCAGCGCGAGCGCCAGTAGTCGAGCATGTCGCGCAGCGTCTGCTCGAACGGAATCGTGGGCTGCCAGCCGGTCGCCTTCACGAACTTCGTGTTGTCGCCGAGCAGGATCGGCACGTCGCTGGGGCGCAGACGTGCCGGGTCTTCGCGCACTTCGATCTTTGCCTTGGTGAGGCTGAGCAGATGATCGAGCAGCGCCCGGATCGTCCAAGCCTTGCCCGAGCAGATGTTGTAGGCCTCTCCCGGCTCACAGTGCTCGAGAGCCAGCCAGTAGGCGCGCACCATGTCGCGTACGTCGGTGAAGTCGCGTTGTGCCTCGAGGTTTCCGACGTGCAGAACCGGCTGCTTCTTCCCCTTCTCGATGTCGGCGATCTGCTTGGCGAAGTCGCTCGCGACGAACACCGGGCCGCGGCGCGGCCCCTCGTGGTTGAAACCGCGGGTGCGCACGCTGTCGACCTTGAACGACATCCAATACTGGTAGCCCAGCATGTCCTGCGCGACCTTGCTCACCGCGTAGGGCGACAGCGGTCGCAGCGGATTCGTCTCCTTGATCGGGACTTCGTCCGGAAACACCATGCCGTACTCCTCACTCGAGCAAGCGAGTTGGAACCGGCACTTGAGCCCCATGTGTCGCGCAGCTTCGAAGAGATTGACCTGCGCGAGCACGTTGGTGGTCAACGACTCGGTCGGAGCGATCCACGAGGTCGGCACGAACGACTGTGCCGCCAGATGGAACACCCACTCGGGGCGCACCCTCTCGAGCGTGTCGCGCGTCGAGGTCGCGTCGCGAAGATCGCATTCGAGCAGCGAGATCTTGTCTGCGAAGTGCTCGATGTTCTCGGTGCGGCTGCGCCACCGCTGAATTCCGAAGATCTCGCAGTCGCCTCGTTCGAGCATGTAGTCGACCAGGTGACTGCCGGCGAATCCGGTGACGCCAGTGACGAGAACGCGACGCATGCGAGCCTCCCGAACCATTCGTGCGCGCGGTGTCGCGCGCGAAGCGCGGTCACACTAGAGACCGTCGCCTCGACGGTCAATGCGCATCCGATCGGCCGCACTCTTGACCGTATCGAGCCGGTCCCCGACAGTCGGCGTCTTCCGTTTCCGTCGTCGGGGGAGGCATCTCATTGCCGTTACTCAGCATTCGACAGTTCGAAGTCGATCTTCGTTGTCCCGCATGTCGCGGTGCGCTCGCGTGGTCTTCGAGTTCAACCGGCGAACGGATTCCGAGCTGCTCAGGATCGTGCTCGCAATCGTTCGAGAATTCCGCGGGCATTCCGGTACTCGTCGACTTTCCGAACAGCATTCTCGACCGTGACGTCCTGCGGCGAACCGCGGCCGCGAGCGCGGTGCCGCGAGCGGTGACGCGCGGCCCCGCGACCTGGATTCGAAAGCTCTTCGCACGCCCGACTCCCACTTCGGGTCGGCTGGCGATTCAAATGCGCGAAACACTCCGAGCGGACGGGAGGCGCGCGCGTGTGCTCGTGATCGGTGGCGGTACCCGTGGTGGTGGCACCGATGCGATCTACGAAGCCCCCGACCTCGACGTGATCGCGTTCGACATCTACGCATCGCGTTGGTGTCAGTTCATCGCGGACGCGCACTCGATTCCGCTCGAGTCCCGCACCATCGACGCGGTCTGGGTCCAGGCGGTGCTCGAGCATGTACTCGATCCCTGGCAGGTCGTGGCGGAGATCGAGCGAGTGTTGCGCCCGAATGGGCTGGTCTACGCGGAGACACCTTTCCTGCAGCAGGTTCACGAAGGCGCCTACGACTTCACGCGCTTCACCGAGAGCGGGCAGCGCTGGCTCTTTCGGCGCTTCGAGCGACTCGACTCCGGCCTGATCGCGGGGCCTGGAATTCAGTTCGCCTGGTCGATC
Above is a window of Candidatus Eisenbacteria bacterium DNA encoding:
- a CDS encoding class I SAM-dependent methyltransferase, translated to MRETLRADGRRARVLVIGGGTRGGGTDAIYEAPDLDVIAFDIYASRWCQFIADAHSIPLESRTIDAVWVQAVLEHVLDPWQVVAEIERVLRPNGLVYAETPFLQQVHEGAYDFTRFTESGQRWLFRRFERLDSGLIAGPGIQFAWSIEHLVRALTRSRMVGRLARLGLFWVQWLDGVTGRSQSLDGASCTYFFGRLSERSISPRDMVRHYANVRANSPNHPDETGPRR
- a CDS encoding FkbM family methyltransferase, whose product is MRRMISLPRRAVHAYRDVRIRLLGKAPSWRRVSRDLEMQIDPSDWMDRAFYLGTYDPALLWLVRRVVRPGHHALDVGAQKGFVSLHLARAVGAAGRVLAFEPDPRMHAQLERHRDRNRLGWLDIEPLALGRESATSSFALSRVAGWSSLFPNPEALSAMSERVEIPVRSLDELVRTAAVRLDPRRLSFVKIDVEGAEPLALQGMRETLATADATLWVEVNRASLAAAGSTPGSISEALESAGYRALLPRFSRRLGLPHVTLEPLRSLDDVPHEVFDVVGQRASSPPLVRSGR
- a CDS encoding NAD-dependent epimerase/dehydratase family protein, with product MGYHLARALHARGAQVFGTGTDREPPLAVAREQLLTNYAPAFDLRDVAAVRAGIAEWRPDSIVHLAAQSSTARSFEAPAETFEINMLGTWTLLEAVRDFVPRARLLVIGTGDVYGPQPAGSRVAEDVSFKPASPYAFSKAAADAAAEVAGARWGLDVVRTRSFGHTGPGQTPAFVVSAFAHQLAQIQEGRREPVLRVGNLAVTRDFTDVRDVVGAYVALLDRGTSGMAYNVCRGEATQLEELLRHMIAASGVEARIEVDSERLRPADVPYLVGDPTRIEREVGWRAEIPLDRTVAEMIAEHRAALASS
- a CDS encoding glycosyltransferase family 4 protein — encoded protein: MSRLILFVTEQVKPGGKLSHVEALSAGLEHHGWTTERLDWNALSFVEKALVAGPMRLLDSMQRGLGQRWSLPALNQRFAAHLRIRLSRRGVTDIVHVQEPLTFRAAAGAARGIPIALTVHGPVHREVASAWNLALDHPVVRWLREIERRAYLEAAAVIAVDQAHLEYVREFGREHDVWSIPNFVDTRRFHPAVSPERFPDEVEQWIAGRPVVLCPRRLVPKNGVAVAIRAGAEIASRGLPVAVVIVGDGPQRSELEQLAAEPLHAPHSRLIGEAGLERMPGWIRRSDVVVVPSVPSKGVEEATSISAIEAQACGRPVVASAIGGLREIIRDGETGLLVPAGSAPALAEAVLRALREPGLATRLETAAALEVTSLRSHEAGAARYVEVYETLRDRESR
- the rfbB gene encoding dTDP-glucose 4,6-dehydratase — its product is MNTLDGARVLVTGGAGFIGSNFVRHVLERFSRTHLVVLDALTYAGRRENLSGLPEASITFVHGDIREAADVAGAMARCDYVINFAAESHVDRSIEAAGEFIRTDVHGVFVLAEEARKVGVRRFVQVSTDEVYGEVLDGHSTEDWPLNPRSPYAASKAGGDRLAYAYFCTYGLPVVVTRCSNNYGPRQYPEKLVPLFVTNAIEGQPLPVYGSGLNRRDWLHVEDHCAALVTCLLQDGIDGETFNIGAQHELDVLTITDTILRLLDKPRTLIRHVEDRPGHDRRYAVDSTKFTRATGWKPTISFDDGIRETVEWYAANESWWRPIKNGEFRAYYERMYGHRKVLKEVVE
- a CDS encoding GDP-mannose 4,6-dehydratase, translated to MRRVLVTGVTGFAGSHLVDYMLERGDCEIFGIQRWRSRTENIEHFADKISLLECDLRDATSTRDTLERVRPEWVFHLAAQSFVPTSWIAPTESLTTNVLAQVNLFEAARHMGLKCRFQLACSSEEYGMVFPDEVPIKETNPLRPLSPYAVSKVAQDMLGYQYWMSFKVDSVRTRGFNHEGPRRGPVFVASDFAKQIADIEKGKKQPVLHVGNLEAQRDFTDVRDMVRAYWLALEHCEPGEAYNICSGKAWTIRALLDHLLSLTKAKIEVREDPARLRPSDVPILLGDNTKFVKATGWQPTIPFEQTLRDMLDYWRSR
- a CDS encoding dTDP-4-dehydrorhamnose 3,5-epimerase family protein, which translates into the protein MIDGVKVKKLKVIPDERGLLMEMMRDDDEFFQKFGQVYLSVVYPGVVKGWHYHRKQTDHFVFVKGMAKVVLYDSREGSATKGEINEFFMGEQNPILLVIPPLVLHGMKGIGTEAAYLINTPTEHYVYEQPDEHRVAPHDPSIPYDWSRKDG
- a CDS encoding oligosaccharide flippase family protein encodes the protein MRDPFRSNSFRAGSIGRDTAWSFAYGAIVRAGTMGLSVVVARLAGPAAAGAFGTALQLTALGSMAATLNLPQGLAKRLAEGDEPPQRRALLVASGGLVVSLGLIVCIALMLGAREIAARAYLDGSLTGVILLTGPLVLATASQLWVEGALQGSRRFGSLARWGAVVGVVDLVLGVLAALGGVAAVLVSRTVIRLAAVAFATFRWFGRDLAPRDSPPLARTSPAGTAAARGLLQFAGPAFLSAVVVLAGQMLLRVFLTRRFGLEETGFYHAADSIGQLLMLVPTAAVTPLLRAVSSVHARGDVGFEDLLARALERVAGFNLALSLALIGCSPWVVVMLYGGAFAGARDTLVSLGVAYGLYGLTSMWGAALLGRGEVWVSLILNAIWTATTLGAFALIPGGGAGAAAWSVLIGYAVSLTTCVLWLPARWRIGTRRVLLPTAVGVAALSLAAWLTRAQWIPPIVAALLCLGVGAAIFHRWGLSSFAREPGEPAARPE
- a CDS encoding UDP-glucose/GDP-mannose dehydrogenase family protein is translated as MYNITVVGTGYVGLVTGACLADFGNTITCVDADPAKIERMKALQLPFYEPGLPDLVERNVKEGRLKFSSDLVGALKGAHVVFITVGTPPLKDGSADTSAIYAVAKTVARNLDGYKLIVQKSTAPVGTARHLQSYMRKFAKRGAQFDVASNPEFLREGSAIETFMRPDRVVIGAETPKAQEILRKIHDPLFLIETPMVVTRLETAELIKYAANCFLATKISFINEIANVCEALGADVQMVAKGIGMDRRIGSKFLHAGPGYGGSCFPKDTMALAAFARAAGTRVGIVEATIEANENQMKRMVEKVVKATGSPRGKRVGVLGLAFKPNTDDLRAAPALTIIAGLKRRGYKVQAFDPIAMPGAARLPELRGVELKEDAYEAARGADALVIVTEWNEFRNLDLKKLKRLLKKPVICDFRNIYDRDEVESAGMLHVGVGRGRPKLEKSTGRAKG